The DNA segment GCTCGCTCGTCAAACTCGCGCAGGGCGAGCTCTCGCCCGTTTCGTCCCATTTGCGCGGCCAAATTTTCGTCGTTTAGTAAAATTTCTATCTTTGCGGCTAGGTCGGCGGAGTTTTTTACTTCGCAAAGCAGGCCGTTAAAGCCGTTCGTCACGGCCTCGTTGCAGCCAGCCACATCGCTAGCAACGACCGGCCTACCCATACTCATCGCCTCTAAAACCGTGCGCGGAAAGCCCTCTTTGTAGCTTGGAAGCGCAAGCAGATAGCTAGCCTTTAAAAGCTCCGGAACGTCGTCTCTAGCGCCCAGATACCGCACCGCGCCACCCGTTAGAAACTTCGCGTCCGCCGTGCTTTTGTTTCCTTCAAATCCTTCGCCCGCAAATACAAACGCGCAGTCCTCGCGCCCGCGCAAAAGCTCGGCCGCCTCGTAAAACTCGCGCACACCCTTGTGCCGCATCGCGCGCGCTATCATCAATACTATCTTTTTGCCGCGTAGATCTTCGCCCAAATTTGCGGCCGGCACGCTGTTTTCGTCAAATTTTATCGTATCCACACCCACGCTTTTTATCTTAAAAATTTTCTCCTCGGCTATCAAACCGCGACTCAAAAAATACGCAGGATCAGCCTCGTTTACGAACACGCAACCGTCGCTCATCTTTAGCGCTTTTTTATAAAGCGTCTCGATCGCGGCGCGCACCAGACGTGTTTTTAAGTCGTTATCGATATAAAAGCTACCCAGCCCCTCGACCAAATTTATTACGCGCTTTATGCCTGCTTTTTTGGCCGCAAAGGTGCCAA comes from the Campylobacter rectus genome and includes:
- the pglA gene encoding N,N'-diacetylbacillosaminyl-diphospho-undecaprenol alpha-1,3-N-acetylgalactosaminyltransferase — translated: MAKFGFLSHADMSIYFFRAPIMRELKRLGHEVFAIAPKGDYTDRLKSEFNCVTYELDRASLNPLTVLENSKKLADILRELNLDLLQTSAHKSNVFGTFAAKKAGIKRVINLVEGLGSFYIDNDLKTRLVRAAIETLYKKALKMSDGCVFVNEADPAYFLSRGLIAEEKIFKIKSVGVDTIKFDENSVPAANLGEDLRGKKIVLMIARAMRHKGVREFYEAAELLRGREDCAFVFAGEGFEGNKSTADAKFLTGGAVRYLGARDDVPELLKASYLLALPSYKEGFPRTVLEAMSMGRPVVASDVAGCNEAVTNGFNGLLCEVKNSADLAAKIEILLNDENLAAQMGRNGRELALREFDERAVAKKYIEIYRKFIDV